The following proteins are encoded in a genomic region of Nocardioides sp. cx-173:
- a CDS encoding type II toxin-antitoxin system PemK/MazF family toxin — protein sequence MLTPGDVVTLDLGMPAGSEAGLRRPAIVVTAHRILRGGPNVVQVVPLTRTIRQSAAEVVIEPDQDNRLTDASSAQCQRVRSVAMTRIHERTGNVGPAVLGEVRETIALLLDL from the coding sequence ATGCTGACGCCGGGTGACGTCGTCACCCTCGATCTCGGCATGCCAGCAGGAAGCGAGGCTGGACTTCGTCGGCCGGCCATCGTCGTGACTGCTCACCGGATCCTGCGGGGTGGACCCAACGTGGTCCAGGTCGTGCCCCTGACTCGGACGATTCGCCAGAGCGCCGCCGAGGTGGTCATCGAGCCAGACCAGGACAACCGGCTGACCGACGCGTCGTCCGCGCAGTGCCAGCGCGTTCGGTCCGTGGCCATGACTCGGATCCACGAGCGCACCGGCAACGTCGGCCCGGCCGTCCTCGGCGAGGTTCGCGAGACGATCGCGCTGCTGCTGGACCTGTAG
- a CDS encoding maleylpyruvate isomerase N-terminal domain-containing protein: protein MGLTVALEEGRTACAESIEAFVRAVDAFSEYDLLDVSRCHGWTRLDVAVHVLAGWQEMLGGLVSVDESEPTVDAATYWSAFATQYATDDPVPTLMSQRRRSAAYARPSLATAQLHDVSSALMRGVQVCQDRRYLWEGHVFTAGDFLTVWAVEVVVHQLDLLSDEPAPASALRLARATIEALADQRVPTTWTDLDATLIGTGRAPVPPGSGVIAGRLPAFG from the coding sequence ATGGGACTGACCGTTGCCCTCGAGGAGGGTCGCACCGCATGCGCAGAGTCCATCGAGGCGTTCGTGCGGGCGGTCGACGCGTTCAGCGAGTACGACCTCCTCGACGTCTCTCGATGTCACGGGTGGACCCGCCTGGACGTGGCGGTGCACGTGCTGGCCGGATGGCAGGAGATGCTCGGTGGGCTGGTCTCGGTGGATGAATCGGAGCCCACTGTCGACGCCGCGACCTACTGGTCCGCCTTCGCGACCCAGTACGCAACGGACGACCCGGTGCCCACGCTGATGTCCCAGCGCCGACGCAGCGCGGCGTACGCACGACCGTCCTTGGCGACCGCCCAGCTGCATGACGTCTCCTCAGCACTCATGCGAGGCGTGCAGGTGTGCCAAGACAGGCGATACCTATGGGAAGGGCATGTGTTCACGGCCGGCGACTTCCTCACCGTCTGGGCCGTCGAAGTCGTCGTGCATCAGCTCGACCTCCTCTCCGACGAGCCTGCGCCTGCCAGCGCTCTGAGACTGGCTCGGGCGACGATCGAGGCGCTGGCTGACCAGCGTGTGCCGACCACCTGGACCGACCTTGATGCCACCCTCATCGGCACGGGGCGGGCACCAGTGCCGCCGGGATCGGGCGTCATCGCCGGTCGGCTTCCCGCTTTCGGGTGA
- a CDS encoding dihydrofolate reductase family protein, with product MAKLTFGMNLSLDGYIAAPGDDIGWSAPSDELFQWWSDRVGATGVALYGRKLWETMSSHWPTADQQPGVTPAEEQFARRWRDMPKVVFSSTPTPVDWNTRLFSGDAVAEMTRLKAEDGGPLDVGGATLAAAAMRAGLIDEYVLATVPVLVGGGTPFFTALDNWVNLDLVETRTFPHGVLVTRYETRR from the coding sequence GTGGCGAAACTGACCTTTGGCATGAACCTGAGCCTGGACGGCTACATCGCCGCACCCGGTGACGACATCGGTTGGAGCGCGCCGAGCGACGAGCTGTTCCAGTGGTGGTCCGACCGGGTGGGAGCGACCGGCGTGGCGCTGTACGGGCGCAAGTTGTGGGAGACGATGAGCTCCCACTGGCCGACCGCCGACCAGCAGCCTGGCGTCACACCCGCGGAGGAGCAGTTCGCCCGCCGCTGGCGGGACATGCCCAAGGTGGTGTTCTCCTCGACGCCCACCCCGGTCGACTGGAACACCCGGCTGTTCAGCGGCGACGCGGTCGCCGAGATGACCCGACTCAAGGCCGAGGACGGTGGCCCGCTGGACGTCGGCGGCGCCACCCTTGCCGCGGCGGCCATGCGAGCCGGGCTGATCGACGAGTACGTGTTGGCCACCGTGCCGGTCCTGGTGGGCGGCGGTACGCCGTTCTTCACGGCCCTGGACAACTGGGTGAACCTCGACCTGGTGGAGACCCGGACGTTTCCACACGGGGTGCTGGTGACGAGGTACGAGACCAGACGCTGA
- a CDS encoding IS256 family transposase produces the protein MALPQSALSELLEAFRAGDGADLVRDSVRVALQELIELEAAERIGAAPYERTDGRVTERNGHRPRMLTTKAGDVELRIPKLRKGSFFPIILEPRRRIDQALYAVVMEAYVHGISTRSVDDLVEAMGGAGISKSEVSRICAGLDETVGAFRTRTLDHVEFPYIYLDATYLHVRNAPGKGGQVVSMAVIVATGVTATGEREILGLDVGDSEDEIFWRSFLLSLKQRGLAGVRLVISDQHSGLVKALKRAFQGVAHQRCRVHFARNLLAHVPKGQAELVATAFRMIFAQPTAEDVHAAWDKTRDELAARFPKLGPLMDDAKAEVLAFTAFPREHWRKIWSTNPLERVNKEIKRRSRVVGIFPNAAAVIRLVGAVLIDMHDEWIAGDRRYLSEGSMAKLYDTSDTDSVAAIESSDV, from the coding sequence ATGGCCTTGCCACAGTCTGCCCTGTCCGAACTCCTCGAGGCGTTCCGTGCCGGTGATGGCGCCGATCTGGTCCGCGACTCGGTCCGGGTCGCGCTTCAGGAGTTGATTGAGCTCGAAGCCGCCGAACGGATCGGTGCCGCACCGTATGAGCGCACCGATGGCCGCGTCACTGAGCGCAACGGCCACCGGCCGCGGATGCTGACCACCAAGGCCGGCGACGTCGAGCTGCGGATCCCGAAGCTGCGCAAGGGGTCGTTCTTCCCGATCATCCTCGAGCCCCGCCGCCGCATCGACCAAGCGTTGTACGCGGTGGTGATGGAGGCCTACGTCCACGGCATCAGCACCCGCAGCGTCGACGACCTGGTCGAAGCGATGGGCGGGGCCGGGATCAGCAAGTCCGAGGTCTCGCGGATCTGCGCCGGCCTGGACGAGACCGTCGGCGCGTTCCGCACCCGGACTCTGGATCACGTCGAGTTCCCCTACATCTACCTGGATGCGACCTACCTCCACGTCCGCAACGCCCCGGGCAAGGGCGGCCAGGTCGTGTCGATGGCCGTCATCGTCGCCACTGGCGTCACCGCGACCGGCGAGCGAGAGATCCTCGGCCTGGACGTCGGTGACAGCGAGGACGAGATCTTCTGGCGCAGCTTCCTGCTCAGCCTCAAGCAACGCGGCCTGGCCGGGGTGCGGCTGGTGATCAGCGACCAGCACTCCGGCCTGGTCAAGGCGTTGAAGCGGGCCTTCCAGGGTGTCGCGCACCAGAGGTGTCGGGTCCACTTCGCCCGCAACCTGCTCGCGCACGTGCCCAAGGGCCAGGCCGAGCTGGTGGCGACTGCGTTCCGGATGATCTTTGCCCAACCCACCGCCGAGGACGTCCACGCGGCGTGGGACAAGACCCGCGACGAGCTCGCCGCCCGGTTTCCCAAGCTCGGGCCCCTGATGGACGACGCGAAGGCCGAGGTGCTCGCGTTCACTGCGTTCCCGCGCGAGCACTGGCGCAAGATCTGGTCCACCAACCCCCTCGAGCGGGTCAACAAGGAGATCAAGCGCCGCTCCCGGGTCGTGGGCATCTTCCCCAACGCCGCCGCGGTCATCCGCCTTGTCGGGGCGGTGCTGATCGACATGCACGACGAGTGGATCGCCGGCGACCGCCGCTACCTGTCCGAGGGGTCTATGGCCAAGCTCTACGACACCAGCGATACTGACTCCGTCGCCGCCATCGAGAGCAGCGACGTGTAG